A stretch of the Thermus thermophilus genome encodes the following:
- a CDS encoding efflux RND transporter permease subunit, whose translation MRENPLVAFFVERFVFATSIFVGMVLVGLLLGLGLGVELLPRFSVPVIAISTSYPGAGPEEVAEQVSKPLEDALSTLTGVDVIGSSSTEGFSLVFVQFKQGVNVDQGAVEASQKVAAIRSTLPKDASAPVVQKFDPSASPILYLALEAPGEDLAEVLRYAERTLKPRLQLVSGVADIRLTGAPKTAIKVYLDPDRLQALGIPPLQVVQALSASALNLPLGALTEEERRLVYTLRATPRTALEVAEVLVDPGRGVRVRDVARVEEAREAPTTLNRVNGRPAVVLAVVKTPDANAVAVAQGVKRALEETSLPPGYRAEVALDTTRFIQAAVEDTVREAFLAALAVSLVVLVFLGKLNSVFSVILAIPITLSGAILLFGVLGFTYNLISLLALTVAVGIVVDDSIVVAENIDRYRRMGLGLKEAVLKGASEVSAAVAAATLSLLAVFLPISFLPGLIGQIFQQFGLGMAAAIGVSWLEALLFLTVRLAYFPDPDPPTLKEALRAALLLPKDLAWAYRRGFRTALGLLLGLGVAFLLYRQGPLHLLLLVLYPALLGLGRYVGRLLLDLAGALTRLLHEATEGGVRRLTEGYARALEAALARPYLVLGLAGLAFLSVFPILPRIPFNFTPRADTGVLTATLLLPKDTPLSVSDRAARALEAYFLAHPAVERVVTTVGASATGGAQVGDPSRVQLQIVLKPKGERQDIFTLTEVFNREGKEALKDFPGADLRVLAQTGPEAGDADLQFFVTGPDREALEARVQAIVERIAEKPYVLNVKSTLEATQRERVFVPDPARLSGTGLTPQDLAQTLRLYLSGTQAATARRSGEEFPVVVQADPLRLGGEADLLSLPVYAPALQAFLPLGSLGRFEERPSPTLISRRNQAYAAGININLKPEAPGALQVQAELEQDLRAAGLLGDGVELVASGLGSFTEELASLAPLAFGLALVLNYLVIASQFNAWRYPLYLLLPVPLALVGAFWLTYLLGTGLDVISVLGVVMLIGLVTKNAILLLDFASRRMREKPLKEALVEAARLRLRPILMTTLTVLIISLPLLLGAGEGSEYRRPLGVIILGGMLSSTLLTLFVVPAAFFAVEGRLARKGGEG comes from the coding sequence GTGAGGGAAAACCCCCTGGTGGCCTTCTTCGTGGAGCGCTTCGTCTTCGCCACCTCCATCTTCGTGGGCATGGTCCTGGTGGGGCTCCTTCTGGGCCTCGGGCTTGGGGTGGAGCTCCTTCCCCGGTTCAGCGTCCCCGTCATCGCCATCTCCACCAGCTACCCCGGGGCCGGGCCCGAGGAGGTGGCGGAGCAGGTCTCCAAGCCCCTGGAGGACGCCCTCTCCACCCTCACGGGGGTGGACGTCATCGGCTCCAGCTCCACGGAGGGGTTCAGCCTGGTCTTCGTCCAGTTCAAGCAGGGGGTGAACGTGGACCAGGGGGCGGTGGAGGCGAGCCAGAAGGTGGCCGCCATCCGGAGCACCCTCCCCAAGGATGCCTCCGCCCCCGTGGTGCAGAAGTTTGACCCCTCGGCGAGCCCCATCCTCTACCTGGCCCTCGAGGCCCCGGGGGAGGACCTCGCCGAGGTCCTCCGCTACGCGGAAAGGACCCTCAAGCCCCGCCTCCAGCTGGTCTCCGGCGTGGCCGACATCCGGCTCACGGGCGCCCCCAAGACGGCCATCAAGGTCTACCTGGACCCCGACCGCCTCCAGGCCCTGGGGATCCCTCCCCTCCAGGTGGTCCAGGCCCTCTCCGCCTCGGCCCTCAACCTCCCCTTGGGGGCCCTCACGGAGGAGGAGCGGCGCCTGGTCTACACCCTACGCGCCACCCCCCGCACCGCTCTGGAGGTGGCCGAGGTCCTGGTGGACCCGGGCCGGGGCGTCCGGGTGCGGGACGTGGCCCGGGTGGAGGAGGCCCGGGAGGCCCCCACCACCCTGAACCGGGTGAACGGCCGCCCCGCCGTGGTCCTGGCCGTGGTCAAGACGCCGGACGCCAACGCCGTGGCCGTGGCCCAGGGGGTGAAGCGGGCCCTGGAGGAGACCTCCCTCCCCCCCGGGTACCGGGCGGAGGTCGCCCTGGACACCACCCGCTTCATCCAAGCCGCGGTGGAGGACACGGTGCGGGAGGCCTTTTTGGCCGCCCTGGCCGTCTCCTTGGTGGTCCTCGTCTTCCTGGGGAAGCTCAACTCCGTCTTCTCCGTGATCCTGGCCATCCCCATCACCCTCTCCGGGGCCATCCTCCTCTTCGGCGTCCTGGGCTTCACCTACAACCTCATCAGCCTCCTCGCCCTCACCGTGGCGGTGGGCATCGTGGTGGACGACTCCATCGTGGTGGCGGAAAACATTGACCGCTACCGCCGCATGGGGCTCGGCCTAAAGGAAGCGGTCCTCAAGGGGGCGAGCGAGGTGAGCGCCGCCGTGGCCGCGGCCACCCTCAGCCTCCTCGCCGTCTTCCTCCCCATAAGCTTCCTCCCGGGCCTCATCGGCCAGATCTTCCAGCAGTTCGGCTTGGGCATGGCGGCGGCCATCGGGGTGAGCTGGCTCGAGGCCCTCCTCTTCCTCACCGTCCGCCTCGCCTACTTCCCCGACCCCGACCCCCCCACCCTCAAGGAGGCCCTGCGGGCGGCCCTCCTCCTCCCCAAGGACCTCGCCTGGGCCTACCGCCGGGGCTTCCGCACCGCCTTGGGCCTCCTCCTCGGCCTCGGCGTGGCCTTTCTCCTCTACCGCCAAGGCCCCCTCCACCTCCTCCTCCTCGTCCTCTACCCGGCCCTCCTCGGCCTTGGGCGCTATGTGGGAAGGCTCCTTCTGGACCTCGCCGGGGCCCTGACCCGGCTCCTGCACGAGGCCACGGAGGGGGGGGTGCGCAGGCTCACCGAGGGGTACGCCCGGGCCCTGGAGGCCGCCCTCGCCCGGCCCTACCTGGTCCTGGGCCTGGCGGGCCTCGCCTTCCTCTCCGTCTTCCCCATCCTGCCCCGGATCCCCTTCAACTTCACCCCCCGCGCGGACACCGGGGTGCTCACCGCCACCCTCCTCCTCCCCAAGGACACGCCCCTCTCCGTCTCCGACCGGGCGGCGCGGGCCCTAGAGGCCTACTTCCTCGCCCACCCGGCGGTGGAGCGGGTGGTGACCACCGTGGGGGCGAGCGCCACCGGGGGGGCCCAGGTGGGGGACCCCTCCCGGGTCCAGCTCCAGATCGTCCTCAAGCCCAAAGGGGAGCGGCAGGACATCTTCACCCTCACCGAGGTTTTCAATCGGGAGGGCAAGGAGGCGCTTAAGGACTTCCCTGGGGCGGACCTCCGCGTCCTGGCCCAGACCGGCCCCGAGGCGGGGGACGCCGACCTCCAGTTCTTCGTCACCGGCCCCGACCGGGAGGCGCTGGAGGCCCGGGTCCAGGCCATCGTGGAACGGATCGCCGAAAAGCCCTACGTCCTGAACGTGAAGAGCACCCTGGAGGCCACCCAGCGGGAGCGCGTCTTCGTCCCCGACCCGGCGAGGCTCTCCGGCACCGGCCTCACTCCCCAGGACCTGGCCCAGACCCTGAGGCTCTACCTCTCCGGGACCCAGGCGGCCACCGCCCGGAGGAGCGGGGAGGAGTTCCCCGTGGTGGTCCAGGCGGACCCCTTGCGCCTGGGGGGCGAGGCCGACCTCCTCTCCCTCCCCGTCTACGCCCCCGCCCTCCAGGCCTTCCTGCCCTTAGGAAGCCTCGGCCGGTTTGAAGAGCGCCCCTCCCCCACCCTGATCTCCCGCCGCAACCAGGCCTACGCCGCCGGGATCAACATCAACCTCAAGCCCGAGGCCCCGGGCGCCCTCCAGGTCCAGGCGGAGCTGGAGCAGGACCTTAGGGCGGCGGGGCTCCTCGGGGACGGGGTGGAGCTCGTGGCCTCGGGGCTTGGGAGCTTCACGGAGGAGCTCGCCTCCCTCGCGCCCCTCGCCTTCGGCCTCGCCCTCGTCCTCAACTACCTCGTCATCGCCAGCCAGTTCAACGCCTGGCGCTACCCCCTCTACCTCCTCCTCCCCGTGCCTTTGGCCCTGGTGGGGGCCTTTTGGCTCACCTACCTCCTGGGCACGGGCCTGGACGTGATCAGCGTCTTAGGGGTGGTGATGCTCATCGGCCTGGTGACCAAGAACGCCATCCTCCTCCTGGACTTCGCCTCCCGCCGCATGCGGGAAAAGCCCCTCAAGGAGGCCTTGGTGGAGGCGGCCAGGCTCAGGCTTAGGCCCATCCTCATGACCACCCTCACCGTCCTCATCATCAGCCTCCCCCTCCTCCTCGGGGCCGGAGAAGGGTCGGAGTACCGCAGGCCCTTGGGCGTGATCATCCTGGGGGGGATGCTCTCCTCCACCCTCCTCACCCTCTTCGTGGTCCCCGCCGCCTTCTTCGCGGTGGAGGGGCGCCTCGCGCGGAAAGGGGGAGAGGGATGA
- a CDS encoding alpha/beta hydrolase, whose product MSARRVVLAVVLGAVALAALAAGLVLFLFRPLKAEPVALDALEGLRTREAPYGLEVLPRAPKALLAFYPGARVEPLAYAPVLAPLAGNGYLVVLLRVPQGIALLGQDRALEAGRAHPGLPLVVGGHSLGGVVAAGVAAREGLPLVLFAAYPEEDLSQETFPTLALYGTEDGLLPPEKAREVAKRLPRGARVVFVEGLNHAGFGAYGPQRGDRPATRPREALWEEVREEVLLFLEGLGWDTPPSPEALH is encoded by the coding sequence ATGAGCGCGCGGCGGGTGGTCCTCGCGGTGGTCCTGGGGGCGGTGGCCCTCGCCGCCTTGGCCGCGGGGCTCGTCCTCTTCCTCTTCCGCCCCTTGAAGGCGGAGCCCGTGGCCCTGGACGCCCTCGAGGGCCTGAGGACCCGGGAGGCCCCTTACGGCCTCGAGGTCCTCCCCCGGGCCCCCAAGGCCCTCCTCGCCTTCTACCCGGGGGCCCGGGTGGAGCCCCTGGCCTACGCCCCTGTCCTCGCCCCCCTCGCAGGAAACGGGTACCTGGTGGTCCTCCTCCGGGTGCCCCAGGGGATCGCCCTCCTCGGCCAGGACCGGGCCCTGGAGGCGGGGCGGGCCCACCCCGGGCTTCCCCTGGTGGTGGGGGGGCACAGCCTGGGCGGGGTGGTGGCGGCGGGGGTGGCGGCCCGGGAAGGGCTTCCCCTCGTCCTCTTCGCCGCTTACCCCGAGGAAGACCTCTCCCAGGAGACCTTCCCCACCCTCGCCCTCTACGGCACGGAAGACGGCCTCCTGCCCCCCGAAAAGGCCAGGGAGGTGGCCAAAAGGCTTCCCAGGGGCGCCCGGGTGGTCTTCGTGGAGGGGCTGAACCACGCGGGCTTCGGGGCCTACGGCCCGCAAAGGGGGGACAGGCCCGCCACGCGCCCCCGGGAGGCCTTGTGGGAAGAGGTCCGGGAGGAGGTCCTCCTGTTCCTCGAGGGCCTGGGGTGGGACACGCCTCCCTCTCCGGAGGCGTTGCACTAG
- a CDS encoding MarR family winged helix-turn-helix transcriptional regulator, with product MNGPPPPLVQELAALGYAFTHALYSEAKELLVKEGLSPRKAHLLGLLAKGVDLPSQLTELLEVHPSQVSHLLAALEEEGLVERSPDPQDRRKVKLFLTPKGREVAARAEALWLAVFGRRLARLSPEEQAAFLQILRKLTEVGDA from the coding sequence ATGAACGGACCACCGCCCCCCCTGGTCCAGGAGCTTGCGGCGCTGGGGTACGCCTTCACCCACGCCCTTTACAGCGAGGCCAAGGAGCTCCTCGTCAAGGAAGGCCTCTCCCCGAGGAAGGCCCACCTCCTCGGCCTCCTGGCCAAGGGGGTGGACCTCCCCTCCCAGCTCACCGAGCTCCTCGAGGTCCACCCCTCCCAGGTCTCCCACCTCCTCGCCGCCCTGGAGGAGGAGGGCCTGGTGGAGCGGAGCCCCGACCCCCAGGACCGCCGCAAGGTGAAGCTCTTCCTCACGCCCAAAGGACGGGAGGTGGCGGCCCGGGCGGAGGCGCTTTGGCTCGCCGTCTTCGGCCGGAGGCTTGCCCGCCTCTCCCCGGAGGAGCAGGCCGCCTTCCTCCAGATCCTGCGCAAGCTCACGGAGGTGGGGGATGCGTAG
- the acnA gene encoding aconitate hydratase AcnA, producing MKDSFQTLKTLTTKSGTYGYYDLQELERKGVAEVSRLPFSIRVMLESLLRNEDGYQVTREDIEALARWRPDPGEINVPLKLARVILQDFTGVPAVVDLAAMRDAVKAKGGDPKRINPVVPADLVIDHSVQVDAFGTAYAFFYNVEKEYERNRERYLLLKWAQNALENFRVVPPGTGIVHQVNIEYLTKVVMTGKRDGLTLAFPDSLVGTDSHTTMVNGLGVLGWGVGGIEAEAVMLGQPYYMLAPRVVGFKLYGELPEGATATDLVLTVTEILRKHGVVGKFVEFYGPGVAKLSTPDRATIANMAPEYGATMGFFPVDEETLNYLRQTGRPEELVELVEAYTKAVGLFRTPEAEEKVRYSEYLELDLSTVEPSLAGPKRPQDRVPLKEVKKSFLAHLTKPVKERGFGLSEDQLQRKVLVKRRDEEFELTHGSVVIAAITSCTNTSNPSVMLGAGLLAKKAVEAGLDRKPWVKTSLAPGSKVVTDYLEMSGLMPFLEALGFHLVGYGCTTCIGNSGPLPEDIAKAVEEGNLVVAAVLSGNRNFEGRINPHVKANYLASPMLVVAYALAGRMDVDFTTEPLGYDPNGKPIYLKDIWPSMEEIQEAIRKTLDPELFKKEYSKVFEGDERWQALPAPTGELYQWDPESTYIQNPPFFEDLGERKVGDIRGARVLLVLGDSVTTDHISPAGAIPVKSPAGQYLLSKGVKPEDFNSYGSRRGNHEVMMRGTFANIRIKNLMLDGIEGGYAKKLPEGDVDFVYNVAMRYKAEGTPLLVIAGKEYGTGSSRDWAAKGTYLLGIKAVLAESYERIHRSNLVGMGVLPLEFLPGENRETLGLTGYEVYDILGLEDLKPRKLVDVVARREDGSEVRFQAIARLDTPVEVDYYKNGGILQTVLLNMLKEAKATE from the coding sequence ATGAAGGACAGCTTCCAAACCCTAAAGACCCTGACCACGAAAAGCGGCACCTACGGCTACTACGACCTCCAGGAGCTGGAAAGGAAGGGCGTGGCGGAGGTCTCCCGCCTCCCCTTCTCCATCCGGGTGATGCTGGAAAGCCTCCTGCGCAACGAGGACGGCTACCAGGTCACCCGAGAAGACATTGAGGCCCTGGCCCGCTGGCGGCCCGACCCCGGGGAGATCAACGTGCCCCTGAAGCTCGCCCGGGTCATCCTCCAGGACTTCACCGGGGTGCCGGCGGTGGTGGACCTCGCCGCCATGCGGGACGCCGTCAAGGCCAAGGGCGGCGACCCCAAGCGCATCAACCCCGTGGTGCCCGCCGACCTGGTCATTGACCACTCGGTCCAGGTGGACGCCTTCGGCACCGCCTACGCCTTCTTCTACAACGTGGAGAAGGAGTACGAGAGGAACCGGGAGCGCTACCTCCTCCTCAAGTGGGCCCAGAACGCCCTGGAGAACTTCCGGGTGGTGCCCCCGGGCACGGGCATCGTCCACCAGGTGAACATTGAGTACCTCACCAAGGTGGTGATGACCGGAAAGCGGGATGGGCTCACCCTGGCCTTCCCCGACAGCCTCGTGGGCACCGACAGCCACACCACCATGGTGAACGGCCTGGGCGTCCTGGGCTGGGGCGTGGGGGGCATTGAGGCCGAGGCGGTGATGCTGGGCCAGCCCTACTACATGCTCGCCCCCCGGGTGGTGGGCTTCAAGCTCTACGGGGAGCTCCCCGAAGGGGCCACGGCCACGGACCTCGTCCTCACCGTCACCGAGATCCTGCGCAAGCACGGGGTGGTGGGCAAGTTCGTGGAGTTCTACGGCCCCGGGGTGGCCAAGCTCTCCACCCCCGACCGGGCCACCATCGCCAACATGGCCCCCGAGTACGGGGCCACCATGGGCTTCTTCCCCGTGGACGAGGAGACCCTGAACTACCTCCGCCAGACGGGCCGCCCCGAGGAGCTGGTGGAGCTGGTGGAGGCCTACACCAAGGCGGTGGGCCTCTTCCGCACCCCGGAGGCGGAGGAGAAGGTCCGGTACTCCGAGTACCTGGAGCTGGACCTCTCCACGGTGGAGCCCTCCCTGGCGGGCCCCAAGCGCCCCCAGGACCGGGTGCCCCTCAAGGAGGTCAAGAAGAGCTTCCTCGCCCACCTCACCAAGCCCGTGAAGGAGCGGGGCTTTGGGCTTTCCGAGGACCAGCTCCAGAGGAAGGTCCTGGTCAAGCGCCGGGACGAGGAGTTTGAGCTCACCCACGGCTCTGTGGTCATCGCCGCCATCACGAGCTGCACCAACACCTCCAACCCCTCGGTGATGCTCGGGGCGGGGCTTCTCGCCAAGAAGGCGGTGGAGGCGGGTCTGGACCGGAAGCCCTGGGTCAAGACCTCCCTCGCCCCCGGCTCCAAGGTGGTGACGGACTACCTGGAGATGAGCGGGCTCATGCCCTTCCTCGAGGCCCTGGGCTTCCACCTGGTGGGCTACGGCTGCACCACCTGCATCGGGAACTCCGGGCCCCTCCCTGAGGACATCGCCAAGGCCGTGGAGGAGGGGAACCTGGTGGTGGCCGCCGTCCTCTCCGGGAACCGCAACTTTGAGGGCCGCATCAACCCCCACGTGAAGGCCAACTACCTGGCGAGCCCCATGCTGGTGGTGGCCTACGCCCTGGCGGGCCGGATGGACGTGGACTTCACCACGGAGCCCTTGGGCTACGATCCCAACGGCAAGCCCATCTACCTCAAGGACATCTGGCCCTCCATGGAGGAGATCCAGGAGGCCATCCGGAAGACCCTGGACCCCGAGCTCTTCAAGAAGGAGTACAGCAAGGTCTTTGAAGGGGACGAGCGCTGGCAGGCCCTCCCCGCCCCCACCGGGGAGCTCTACCAGTGGGACCCGGAGAGCACCTACATCCAGAACCCGCCCTTCTTTGAGGACCTGGGCGAGCGGAAGGTGGGGGACATCCGGGGGGCGAGGGTCCTCCTCGTCCTCGGCGACTCCGTGACCACGGACCACATCTCCCCCGCGGGGGCCATCCCCGTGAAGAGCCCCGCCGGCCAGTACCTTCTGAGCAAGGGGGTGAAGCCGGAGGACTTCAACTCCTACGGCTCCCGGCGCGGCAACCACGAGGTGATGATGCGGGGCACCTTCGCCAACATCCGCATCAAGAACCTCATGCTGGACGGGATTGAGGGCGGCTACGCCAAGAAGCTCCCTGAGGGGGACGTGGACTTCGTCTACAACGTCGCCATGCGCTACAAGGCGGAGGGCACGCCCCTCCTCGTCATCGCCGGGAAGGAGTACGGCACCGGCTCTAGCCGCGACTGGGCCGCCAAGGGCACCTACCTCCTCGGCATCAAGGCGGTGCTCGCGGAGAGTTACGAGAGGATCCACCGCTCCAACCTCGTGGGCATGGGGGTCTTGCCCCTGGAGTTCCTGCCGGGAGAGAACCGGGAGACCCTGGGGCTCACGGGGTACGAGGTCTACGACATCCTGGGCCTCGAGGACCTGAAGCCCAGGAAGCTCGTGGACGTCGTGGCGAGGCGGGAGGACGGGAGCGAGGTCCGCTTCCAGGCCATCGCCCGCCTGGACACCCCCGTGGAGGTGGACTACTACAAGAACGGGGGCATCCTCCAGACCGTGCTCCTCAACATGCTGAAGGAGGCCAAGGCCACGGAGTAA
- a CDS encoding efflux RND transporter periplasmic adaptor subunit — MKRLLVFLPLLLLACAPKEAKVPQTAGPLRAQVRTFKAEPGLLTREARASANVVAEKESLVAAGASGRVVRTLPAGTRVRAGEGVVFLDPAPFQEALAQARLALRQAEENLARAEAQTEGNRKALEAQLAAAEAQLAAAKRRYEEGKALLALGALAPLELKGLEAQYLQAQSAYENAKETLARLEREDDLRLLRLQVEAARLQVQQAERNLRESVVRAPFAGEVVEVYVKEGEFAGAGSRAFRLATTDRLLVKVYLPPERAAALTEDTAFRVRQNGKEVEARLQAKSDLPGQNRLVEVTLRPTASLLPGAAEVRYPEVLAEGLLLPAGAVRAEGGEAFVYVVEEGRARKRPVRLLAQEGGQAAVAGLKAGEAVVYPVPEGLEDGDPVEVVP, encoded by the coding sequence ATGAAGCGCCTCCTCGTCTTCCTTCCCCTCCTCCTCCTCGCCTGCGCCCCCAAGGAGGCGAAGGTGCCCCAGACGGCCGGCCCCCTCCGCGCCCAGGTGCGGACCTTCAAGGCCGAGCCCGGCCTCCTTACCCGGGAGGCCCGGGCCTCGGCCAACGTGGTGGCCGAGAAGGAGAGCCTGGTGGCGGCGGGGGCCTCGGGCCGGGTGGTCCGGACCCTCCCCGCGGGCACCCGGGTGCGGGCCGGGGAGGGGGTGGTCTTTCTGGACCCCGCCCCCTTCCAGGAGGCCTTGGCCCAGGCCCGGCTCGCCCTGCGCCAGGCCGAGGAAAACCTGGCCCGGGCCGAGGCCCAGACGGAGGGGAACCGGAAGGCCCTAGAGGCCCAGCTCGCCGCCGCCGAGGCCCAGCTCGCCGCGGCCAAGCGCCGCTACGAGGAGGGGAAGGCCCTCCTCGCCCTGGGCGCCCTGGCCCCCCTCGAGCTCAAGGGCCTCGAGGCCCAGTACCTCCAGGCGCAAAGCGCCTACGAGAACGCCAAGGAAACCCTGGCCCGCCTGGAAAGGGAGGACGACCTCCGCCTCCTCAGGCTCCAGGTGGAGGCCGCCCGCCTCCAGGTGCAGCAGGCGGAGCGGAACCTCAGGGAGAGCGTGGTCCGGGCCCCCTTCGCCGGGGAGGTGGTGGAGGTCTACGTGAAGGAAGGGGAGTTCGCCGGGGCGGGGAGCCGGGCCTTCCGCCTGGCCACCACCGACCGCCTCCTGGTCAAGGTCTACCTCCCCCCCGAGCGGGCGGCCGCCCTCACGGAGGACACGGCCTTCCGCGTGCGCCAAAACGGCAAGGAGGTGGAGGCCCGCCTCCAGGCGAAAAGCGACCTCCCCGGGCAGAACCGCCTGGTGGAGGTGACCCTGAGGCCCACAGCCTCCCTCCTCCCCGGGGCGGCGGAGGTGCGCTACCCCGAGGTCCTGGCCGAGGGCCTCCTGCTTCCTGCGGGGGCGGTGCGGGCCGAGGGCGGCGAGGCCTTCGTCTACGTGGTGGAGGAGGGCCGGGCGCGGAAGCGGCCCGTCCGGCTCCTCGCCCAGGAGGGAGGCCAGGCCGCCGTGGCGGGCCTTAAGGCGGGGGAGGCGGTGGTCTACCCAGTGCCCGAGGGGCTGGAAGACGGCGACCCCGTGGAGGTGGTGCCGTGA
- a CDS encoding TolC family protein → MRRLLLLPLLALPALAQSALSPLQDHPLLKQAEAYLLAARKSLEAQAAPLALNVQGNYLRYGYTCEPEAVCASLPESAQSLTLALVLTPFPFGEVADGVERAQIALRRAELAYRKTRAGLEAQAVAAYGRYQEAKLGVRIAEKALELTQKALEAARKRQANPKELREAELALEEAQNRLEEARRGLALALEAARDLVDPEAPLPPIPEPKGTTPLSLEEARLNLLEAQIALEAAQRSLLPTLQGSYTRYPSGHDTLTLSLSSKTLQPTLAYTRQNPAQAATALPGGGRYRATEELRLSLSLTLSPGLFAALEAAQAQARGAEEAFLAASRQARLQEESLKAGLLGARSALALAQSRKASAEKALEEAQKRLALGLESPLGVLQAELNLLQAELGLLQAENNLRNRLMELYQFYGELLEVNP, encoded by the coding sequence ATGCGTAGGCTTCTCCTCCTTCCCCTCCTCGCCCTCCCCGCCTTGGCCCAGTCCGCCCTGAGCCCACTCCAGGACCACCCCCTCCTCAAGCAGGCGGAGGCCTACCTCCTCGCCGCCCGCAAGTCCCTCGAGGCCCAGGCCGCCCCCCTCGCCCTGAACGTCCAGGGGAACTACCTCCGCTACGGCTACACCTGCGAGCCGGAGGCGGTCTGCGCAAGCCTCCCCGAGTCGGCCCAGAGCCTCACCCTCGCCCTCGTCCTCACCCCCTTCCCCTTCGGGGAGGTGGCGGACGGGGTGGAGCGGGCCCAAATCGCCCTCAGGCGGGCTGAGCTCGCCTACCGCAAGACCCGCGCAGGCCTCGAGGCCCAGGCGGTGGCCGCCTACGGCCGCTACCAGGAGGCAAAGCTCGGCGTGCGGATCGCCGAAAAGGCCCTGGAACTGACGCAAAAGGCTCTGGAGGCCGCCAGGAAGCGCCAGGCGAACCCCAAGGAGCTCAGGGAGGCGGAGCTCGCCCTGGAGGAGGCGCAAAACCGCCTGGAGGAGGCGCGGAGGGGCCTCGCCCTCGCCCTGGAGGCGGCCCGGGACCTGGTGGACCCGGAAGCCCCCCTGCCCCCCATCCCCGAGCCCAAGGGGACGACCCCCTTGAGCCTGGAGGAAGCCCGCCTGAACCTCCTGGAGGCCCAGATCGCCTTGGAGGCGGCGCAAAGGAGCCTCCTCCCCACCCTCCAGGGGAGCTACACCCGCTACCCCAGCGGCCACGACACCCTAACCCTCTCCCTCTCCAGCAAGACCCTCCAGCCCACCCTGGCCTACACCCGCCAGAACCCGGCCCAGGCGGCCACCGCCCTGCCCGGGGGCGGCCGCTACCGGGCCACGGAGGAGCTTCGGCTAAGCCTCTCCCTCACCCTCTCCCCCGGCCTCTTCGCCGCCCTGGAGGCCGCCCAGGCCCAGGCCCGGGGGGCGGAGGAGGCCTTCCTCGCCGCCTCCCGCCAAGCCCGCCTGCAGGAGGAGAGCCTCAAGGCGGGCCTTTTGGGGGCCCGGTCCGCCTTGGCCCTGGCGCAAAGCCGCAAGGCCTCCGCGGAGAAGGCCCTTGAGGAGGCGCAAAAGCGCCTCGCCCTGGGGCTGGAAAGCCCCCTCGGGGTCCTGCAGGCCGAGCTCAACCTGCTCCAGGCGGAGCTCGGCCTCCTCCAGGCGGAAAACAACCTCAGGAACCGGCTTATGGAGCTTTACCAGTTTTACGGAGAACTTTTGGAGGTGAACCCGTGA
- a CDS encoding TolC family protein, translated as MKKPLFALALGLTALGLAQPLPEALKKAQEAPAVVNARLEVQAKARDLDRTLKDPLRTALDELQARQALELAEARLRRALAQAESEIVAAYTQVVEARLQVRVLEKALEVAELSLKATEIRVKGGGATSLDLLEAQNRAQEARKNLDQAQRGLESAQAQLANLVGPWEPEPVADLPGLPEAGLVETLLEENADLLQLRHSLALLKAQRALLDEGFAARKDIDALEDQIAALATQLDGAASSLRVGLEARFRGLPPLLEGVRRAEEALEAAKKRYEAERARFAAGLASRLALLQQELNLLQAELALEQAKHAYLKAYYGLLATR; from the coding sequence GTGAAGAAGCCCCTCTTTGCCCTCGCCTTGGGCCTCACGGCCCTGGGGCTCGCCCAGCCCCTGCCGGAGGCCCTCAAGAAGGCCCAGGAAGCGCCCGCCGTGGTGAACGCCCGGCTCGAGGTCCAGGCCAAGGCCCGGGACCTGGACCGCACCCTGAAAGACCCCTTGCGCACCGCCTTGGACGAGCTCCAGGCCCGCCAGGCCCTGGAGCTCGCCGAGGCCAGGCTCCGCCGCGCCCTGGCCCAGGCGGAAAGCGAGATCGTCGCCGCCTACACCCAGGTCGTGGAGGCGAGGCTCCAGGTCCGGGTCCTGGAGAAGGCCTTGGAGGTGGCGGAGCTTTCCCTCAAGGCCACGGAGATCCGGGTGAAGGGCGGCGGGGCCACCAGCCTGGACCTCCTCGAGGCCCAGAACCGGGCCCAGGAGGCCCGGAAGAACCTGGACCAGGCCCAAAGGGGCCTGGAGAGCGCCCAGGCGCAGCTCGCCAACCTCGTGGGCCCCTGGGAGCCCGAGCCCGTGGCGGACCTCCCTGGGCTTCCCGAGGCCGGGCTCGTGGAAACCCTCCTGGAGGAAAACGCCGACCTCCTCCAGCTCCGCCACTCCCTCGCCCTCCTCAAGGCCCAGCGGGCCCTACTGGACGAGGGCTTCGCCGCCCGCAAGGACATTGACGCCCTGGAGGACCAGATCGCCGCCCTCGCGACCCAGCTGGACGGCGCCGCCTCCTCCCTCCGGGTGGGCCTGGAGGCCCGTTTCCGCGGGCTTCCTCCCCTCCTCGAGGGGGTGCGCCGGGCGGAGGAGGCCCTGGAGGCGGCGAAGAAGCGGTACGAGGCGGAAAGGGCGCGCTTCGCGGCGGGGCTCGCAAGCCGCCTCGCCCTCCTCCAGCAGGAGCTCAACCTCCTGCAGGCGGAGCTCGCCCTGGAGCAGGCCAAGCACGCCTACCTCAAGGCCTACTACGGCCTCCTCGCCACGAGGTGA